A region from the Enterobacter roggenkampii genome encodes:
- a CDS encoding YmfQ family protein, which translates to MSLFSKNDYAGALGALLPTGRAWPRSQRTVQAAVLRALGSAFQRSDSDAQSLITGAFPPTATIMLPEWESSLGLPDDCAIGESGGVSDRQRAVVAKLISTGGLNRDYYIRVAAALGYTITITQFRPAMSGMSVCGDALNGDEWPFTWRINAPQTTIKYSLAGTSYCGDPLASWGNKQLECSINKIAPSHLNIIFNYS; encoded by the coding sequence ATGAGCCTCTTTTCAAAAAATGATTATGCCGGTGCGCTTGGTGCGCTGCTACCGACGGGCAGGGCGTGGCCCCGGTCGCAAAGAACGGTACAGGCTGCGGTATTACGGGCACTGGGCAGCGCGTTTCAGCGTTCTGACAGCGATGCGCAAAGCCTGATTACCGGAGCTTTTCCGCCAACAGCGACGATAATGTTGCCAGAATGGGAAAGCTCTCTTGGGTTACCAGATGATTGTGCGATTGGTGAATCTGGTGGAGTCAGCGATCGCCAGCGTGCCGTGGTGGCAAAGTTAATCAGCACCGGCGGTCTGAACCGCGATTATTACATCCGGGTGGCTGCAGCTCTTGGTTATACCATAACTATCACACAGTTCCGCCCCGCTATGAGTGGCATGTCAGTATGCGGTGATGCGCTTAACGGTGACGAGTGGCCATTTACCTGGCGGATAAACGCGCCACAAACAACAATCAAGTATTCGCTTGCTGGCACGTCCTACTGCGGCGATCCGCTCGCATCTTGGGGCAATAAACAACTGGAGTGTTCAATCAACAAAATTGCCCCATCCCATCTGAACATCATTTTTAATTATTCATAA
- a CDS encoding tail fiber assembly protein, which yields MTVSRYALVKNNAVENIVAWDGEGDLFSEYLTVELAEETPCSVGWNYDGKEFTPPPEPEKTHEELVAEADEEKQYRLDYAASKIVVWQTKLLIGSKLTTAETASLSAWMDYIDAVTEIDSSSAPDICWPEMPKQ from the coding sequence ATGACTGTTTCACGGTATGCGCTTGTAAAAAATAATGCAGTGGAAAATATTGTAGCGTGGGATGGCGAGGGCGATTTATTTAGTGAATACCTTACGGTTGAGCTTGCAGAAGAAACGCCGTGCAGCGTCGGGTGGAATTACGACGGGAAAGAATTTACTCCACCGCCGGAGCCAGAAAAAACTCACGAGGAACTGGTCGCAGAAGCTGACGAGGAAAAACAATACCGCCTTGATTATGCCGCAAGCAAAATCGTCGTCTGGCAGACGAAGTTGCTCATTGGAAGCAAATTGACCACGGCAGAAACGGCATCACTTAGTGCCTGGATGGACTATATTGACGCGGTCACTGAGATAGATTCCTCTTCTGCTCCTGATATCTGTTGGCCTGAAATGCCTAAACAATAA